The DNA window tcgcgtAGTCCCAGTCCCGGTTATCCGATACCACGGCAAGCAGGCAGGCATCCGGAGAATAGTGTCTGATAAGGTCCAAGGTGGTGAGCAGCAGCTAGCAACGGAAACAATAATAATATATATCCTGACGACGATCGAGCAACCCAGTCTTCTGGCTCAGAAAAGTCGCACGACTTGGGATCGGGGTGGATGCATGTTTCTCGCCCTGAGGCACGGGACCCGGCCGCTGATTTCTAGGAACGACCTGCGGGGGCCGGGCCACCATTGGGCGGTCACGTGACGACCATCCGACGGTCCTCACGCGCCCCGCCACGCGTCCCACCAGGGAGACGATGGGTGTTCAGTCTCGTAGAACGGACAAGTGCCCGCCTCTGAGCTCGTCGTGACGCGCCCATGCAGCAAGCATCGGCACCCCCCTCTTCCCGAGGAAACAAACCGATCCAAGTTTTTTCCTCTCATTTTCTCTCGAAGAGGAAACAGACAATACGTAAAGTTGTTACTGTTAGATAACTAGGTAGTCCTACGAACGGTCACCAGAAAGCAGACAAATAGTCGTTCGTTCACACCAAAAAGCCGATGAAGTAGTCGgtcaccgtcctcctcttaccgaCCGTCTTCACAAGTGGTGTATACGAAGTTCATCCTtgaagtcggttgagatcctcctcaaataGGCTAAGCCCATAATTCCAACAGTTACTGCAGACGGATATGATATCTCATAGCTATGGAGTAGAGCTAGAAGCAAGGACTCCACGCCACCGAGTTTCTGCGGAAACCACTCCCCTTTTGCTGCGTCTGTATGTACAGCTGCTAGCTAGCCTTTTCTGTTTCTCGAGAACGGACGTCCATTGATCACCAAGCTTGTtggctgcatgcatgcatgcctgCCCCCGGAAGTTGTTTGTCAAAAGTAAAAGAAACCGCGATATTTCGCGCTCACGATCGGAAGGAAAGTCAACTAGGAGCAATCCAAGTTGTCCTGCTGCTGAAACCCCCCCTGCCTTCAAGCGTACGTATACGGCCGAGCCCATACGCCCGCCTACGTATCCTACCCACCACGGCACGGCACGTAGGCCGTAGCGGTCGAGCAGTATATAATACAATAGATAAATGAAATAATACCCGGGACCGAAGAGAGAGTCCACGCCGGTCAGCCGGGCGCGCGCCCTGGCCCCAGCGCCACGCCAGCCTGTCATGCATGTCCTCTCCACGCCAAGCCCAGCTGCTCtcctctgctgctgctactaGTACGTACACGCCCAGACCACGCCTATAAATCGCCCGCCCCCATCACACGACTCCACCATCGCCGGCGGCAGCGACACGATCACACGAGCTCTCTCCTCAGAACCAACCCGGATCGCGTGCCGAGACCAATTGCCGCCAATGGGGCTGTGCCTGTcgagcggggcggcgggcgaggccgcgcgggcggcggcggcgcccagggACACGGCGCTGGTGCTGCTGCCGTCCGGGGAGCTGCGGGAGTACCCGCGCCCGGCcacggcggcgcgggtgctCGAGGACGCCTccggggacgacggcggcgggtggTTCCTGTGCGACGCGGACCGGATGGGGTTCGAGGGCCCCGTGGCCGCGGTCGCCCCGTCCGAGGCGCTCCGCGCGGGGCAGATCTACTTCGTGCTCCCCGCCGCGGCACGCCGCCGCGGGCTCGGCCGCGAGGAGGTCGCAGCGCTCGCCGTCAGGGCCTCCGCCGCGCTCTCCAGGGCCGCCGCCGGGTCGGGCGCGGCCGGGAGGCGGAGCCGCGGCGCCGTGGCGCCCCTCGTCTTCGCTCCGCCGGaggagcagcaggaggaggccgagcggacCCTGTCCTACAAGGCGGCGCCGCAGCGGaagcggcggccggccgcggcccgCCCCGGGAGGCGGCTCGAGCGGTTCGCCTCGGACCTCACGGCGATCCCTGAGGGCGAGATGGGCAGTGAGTGAGCAGGGACCTGGCCTGGATGGCGTGATCCGATCGCCGCGGCTGGACGAATCGAAACTGGACTCGCCGTGCCGGGCTGCCGAACCCCAATCTGGAAGCAGAGGACGACGGCCATGGAGAGAAAGAGCCAAGCCCAG is part of the Panicum hallii strain FIL2 chromosome 2, PHallii_v3.1, whole genome shotgun sequence genome and encodes:
- the LOC112883146 gene encoding uncharacterized protein LOC112883146; this encodes MGLCLSSGAAGEAARAAAAPRDTALVLLPSGELREYPRPATAARVLEDASGDDGGGWFLCDADRMGFEGPVAAVAPSEALRAGQIYFVLPAAARRRGLGREEVAALAVRASAALSRAAAGSGAAGRRSRGAVAPLVFAPPEEQQEEAERTLSYKAAPQRKRRPAAARPGRRLERFASDLTAIPEGEMGSE